One Miscanthus floridulus cultivar M001 chromosome 11, ASM1932011v1, whole genome shotgun sequence DNA window includes the following coding sequences:
- the LOC136490766 gene encoding probable amino acid permease 7 isoform X1 produces MTETTADPQCPRSPVLFCSALLCSPRRGRCCCVLSHSRSAPTDRSPRLSIPRAEQPSQPLASRTDQSGGGTPRACNGGGPLARGARRPLRRRRPPAPDWDGVDVRGAHHHGGDRLRGAVPGLERGAAGLGGRPGLHVLLRARHLRLGGAARRLLPARRPRGGATEPLLPGRRPRLPRAILKANCYHEHGHDAHCDYGGSYYMLVFGAAQLLLSFIPDFHDMAWLSVVAAVMSFSYAFIGFGLGLATTIANGTIKGSITGVQMRTPMQKVWRVSQAIGDIAFAYPYSLILLEIQDTLKSPPAENKTMKRASMISILVTTFFYLCCGCFGYAAFGSDAPGNLLTGFGFYEPYWLIDFANACIILHLLGGYQVYSQPIFQFADRFFAERFPDSGFVNDFHTVRFACLPACRVNLLRVCFRTLYVASTTAVAVAFPYFNEVLALLGALNFWPLAIYFPVEMYFIQRNVPRWSARWVVLQTFSVVCLLVSAFALVGSIEGLITQKLG; encoded by the exons ATGACCGAGACAACCGCGGACCCTCAGTGTCCTCGTTCACCAGTCCTGTTCTGTTCTGCGTTATTATGCTCCCCCCGCCGCGGTCGTTGTTGTTGCGTGCTTAGCCATAGCCGCAGTGCACCAACCGATCGCAGCCCGCGCTTGTCCATTCCCCGAGCAGAGCAGCCAAGCCAGCCTCTCGCCTCTCGGACAGACCAATCGGGCGGTGGAACGCCGCGCGCATGCAATGGCGGTGGACCACTCGCTCGAGGTGCTCGACGGCCGCTGCGACGACGACGGCCACCCGCGCCGGACTG GGACGGCGTAGACGTGCGCGGCGCACATCATCACGGCGGTGATCGGCTCCGGGGTGCTGTCCCTGGCCTGGAGCGTGGCGCAGCTGGGCTGGGTGGTCGGCCCGGCCTGCATGTTCTGCTTCGCGCTCGTCACCTACGTCTCGGCGGCGCTGCTCGCCGACTGCTACCGGCGCGGCGACCCCGAGGAGGGGCCACGGAACCGCTCCTACCTGGACGCCGTCCGCGTCTACCTCG GGCGATTCTGAAGGCGAACTGCTACCACGAGCATGGGCACGACGCACACTGCGACTACGGTGGTAGCTACTACATGCTCGTCTTCGGTGCCGCCCAGCTCCTCCTCTCCTTCATACCAGACTTCCACGACATGGCGTGGCTCTCCGTCGTCGCCGCGGTCATGTCGTTCTCCTACGCCTTCATCGGCTTTGGCCTCGGCCTCGCAACAACCATTG CTAACGGGACGATCAAAGGAAGCATAACAGGTGTTCAGATGAGGACGCCTATGCAGAAGGTTTGGCGCGTCTCGCAGGCCATCGGCGACATTGCCTTCGCGTACCCGTACTCCTTGATCCTCCTGGAAATACAG GACACCCTAAAGTCACCACCAGCCGAGAACAAGACGATGAAGAGGGCATCGATGATCTCGATCCTTGTCACGACATTCTTCTACCTCTGCTGCGGCTGCTTCGGCTACGCCGCCTTTGGGAGCGACGCGCCGGGCAACCTCCTTACCGGCTTCGGCTTCTACGAGCCCTACTGGCTCATCGACTTCGCCAACGCGTGCATCATCCTCCACCTGCTGGGCGGGTACCAG GTATACAGCCAGCCGATCTTCCAGTTTGCGGACAGGTTCTTCGCGGAGCGGTTCCCGGACAGCGGGTTCGTGAACGACTTCCACACCGTCCGGTTCGCGTGCCTGCCGGCGTGCCGGGTGAACCTGCTGCGCGTGTGCTTCCGGACGCTGTACGTGGCGTCCACGACGGCGGTGGCCGTGGCGTTCCCCTACTTCAACGAGGTGCTGGCGCTGCTGGGCGCGCTCAACTTCTGGCCGCTGGCCATCTACTTCCCCGTGGAGATGTACTTCATCCAGCGGAACGTGCCCCGGTGGTCCGCCCGCTGGGTCGTCCTGCAGACCTTCAGCGTCGTCTGCCTCCTCGTCAGCGCCTTCGCACTCGTCGGCTCCATCGAGGGGCTAATCACCCAGAAGCTAGGCTAG
- the LOC136490766 gene encoding probable amino acid permease 7 isoform X3 has product MFCFALVTYVSAALLADCYRRGDPEEGPRNRSYLDAVRVYLGKKHTWACGSLQFVSLYGCGVAYIITTATSIRAILKANCYHEHGHDAHCDYGGSYYMLVFGAAQLLLSFIPDFHDMAWLSVVAAVMSFSYAFIGFGLGLATTIANGTIKGSITGVQMRTPMQKVWRVSQAIGDIAFAYPYSLILLEIQDTLKSPPAENKTMKRASMISILVTTFFYLCCGCFGYAAFGSDAPGNLLTGFGFYEPYWLIDFANACIILHLLGGYQVYSQPIFQFADRFFAERFPDSGFVNDFHTVRFACLPACRVNLLRVCFRTLYVASTTAVAVAFPYFNEVLALLGALNFWPLAIYFPVEMYFIQRNVPRWSARWVVLQTFSVVCLLVSAFALVGSIEGLITQKLG; this is encoded by the exons ATGTTCTGCTTCGCGCTCGTCACCTACGTCTCGGCGGCGCTGCTCGCCGACTGCTACCGGCGCGGCGACCCCGAGGAGGGGCCACGGAACCGCTCCTACCTGGACGCCGTCCGCGTCTACCTCG GCAAGAAGCATACCTGGGCCTGCGGCTCGCTGCAGTTCGTGAGCCTGTACGGCTGCGGCGTCGCCTATATCATCACCACCGCCACTAGCATAAG GGCGATTCTGAAGGCGAACTGCTACCACGAGCATGGGCACGACGCACACTGCGACTACGGTGGTAGCTACTACATGCTCGTCTTCGGTGCCGCCCAGCTCCTCCTCTCCTTCATACCAGACTTCCACGACATGGCGTGGCTCTCCGTCGTCGCCGCGGTCATGTCGTTCTCCTACGCCTTCATCGGCTTTGGCCTCGGCCTCGCAACAACCATTG CTAACGGGACGATCAAAGGAAGCATAACAGGTGTTCAGATGAGGACGCCTATGCAGAAGGTTTGGCGCGTCTCGCAGGCCATCGGCGACATTGCCTTCGCGTACCCGTACTCCTTGATCCTCCTGGAAATACAG GACACCCTAAAGTCACCACCAGCCGAGAACAAGACGATGAAGAGGGCATCGATGATCTCGATCCTTGTCACGACATTCTTCTACCTCTGCTGCGGCTGCTTCGGCTACGCCGCCTTTGGGAGCGACGCGCCGGGCAACCTCCTTACCGGCTTCGGCTTCTACGAGCCCTACTGGCTCATCGACTTCGCCAACGCGTGCATCATCCTCCACCTGCTGGGCGGGTACCAG GTATACAGCCAGCCGATCTTCCAGTTTGCGGACAGGTTCTTCGCGGAGCGGTTCCCGGACAGCGGGTTCGTGAACGACTTCCACACCGTCCGGTTCGCGTGCCTGCCGGCGTGCCGGGTGAACCTGCTGCGCGTGTGCTTCCGGACGCTGTACGTGGCGTCCACGACGGCGGTGGCCGTGGCGTTCCCCTACTTCAACGAGGTGCTGGCGCTGCTGGGCGCGCTCAACTTCTGGCCGCTGGCCATCTACTTCCCCGTGGAGATGTACTTCATCCAGCGGAACGTGCCCCGGTGGTCCGCCCGCTGGGTCGTCCTGCAGACCTTCAGCGTCGTCTGCCTCCTCGTCAGCGCCTTCGCACTCGTCGGCTCCATCGAGGGGCTAATCACCCAGAAGCTAGGCTAG